A genomic segment from Osmerus mordax isolate fOsmMor3 chromosome 5, fOsmMor3.pri, whole genome shotgun sequence encodes:
- the macroh2a2 gene encoding core histone macro-H2A.2 isoform X2 yields the protein MSARGGKKKTTKLSRSARAGVIFPVGRMMRYLRTGTHKYRIGMGAPVYMAAVIEYLAAEILELAGNAARDNKKGRITPRHIKLAVANDEELNQLLRGVTISNGGVLPRIHPELLSKKRGGRVKVDTQVTVPEKREARVKSIKKPSIKKGKGKPGRKARSTENDKEVVANSTVEDGPGDGFTILSAKSLFLGQKLSLTESEISKIGSIKVEGIINPTNAEMDLKEGVGTALEKAGGREFQDAVKDLRKAQGPLEVASVAVSQATGMAARFVIHCNVPQWGSEKCEDQLEKTVKNCLSAAEEKKLKSVAFPSLPAGRNGFPKQMAAQLILKAISSHFVSATTSSLKNIYFVLFDSESIGIYLQEMAKLDAK from the exons ATGTCGGCCcgaggagggaagaagaagaCCACCAAGCTGTCCCGCTCCGCCCGAGCAGGGGTCATCTTCCCCGTGGGGAGGATGATGCGTTACCTCCGTACAGGGACCCACAAGTACCGCATCGGCATGGGGGCCCCTGTCTACATGGCGGCTGTCATCGAATACCTGGCAG ctGAAATCCTGGAGTTGGCTGGCAATGCAGCGAGGGACAACAAGAAAGGCAGAATAACGCCGCGGCACATCAAGCTGGCAGTAGCTAATGACGAGGAGCTCAACCAG CTTCTCCGTGGGGTGACCATATCGAACGGTGGGGTCCTGCCCCGGATCCACCCAGAGCTCCTGTCCAAGAAGAGGGGGGGCCGGGTGAAGGTAGACACCCAGGTCACAGTGCCCGAGAAAAGGGAGGCACGCGTCAAGAGCATCAAGAAACCCTCCATCAAAAAAGGAAAAGGCAAACCAGGCCGCAAAGCAAGG AGCACAGAAAACGACAAAGAGGTTGTAGCCAACTCAACTGTGGAAGATGGACCAGGCGATGGGTTCACAATCCTGTCAGCGAAAAGCCTGTTCCTCGGACAGAAG CTTTCACTAACAGAGAGTGAAATCAGTAAAATTGGAAGTATCAAAGTGGAAGGCATCATCAACCCAACAAATGCAGAGATGGACCTTAAAGAAGGCGTGG GGACCgctctggagaaggcagggggTCGGGAGTTCCAGGACGCAGTAAAAGACCTGCGGAAAGCACAAGGGCCTCTAGAGGTAGCATCAG TTGCTGTGAGCCAGGCCACTGGGATGGCGGCCCGCTTTGTGATCCACTGTAACGTCCCCCAGTGGGGCTCCGAGAAGTGCGAGGACCAGCTGGAGAAGACTGTCAAGAACTGCCTTTCCGCCGCCGAGGAGAAGAAGCTCAAATCTGTGgccttcccctcccttcctgctgGCCG GAACGGCTTTCCAAAGCAGATGGCTGCCCAGCTGATCCTCAAGGCCATCTCCAGCCATTTTGTGTccgccaccacctcctctctgaaAAACATTTACTTTGTACTATTTGACAGCGAGAGTATCGGAATATATCTTCAGGAAATGGCCAAGCTGGATGCCAAGTGA
- the macroh2a2 gene encoding core histone macro-H2A.2 isoform X1, producing MSARGGKKKTTKLSRSARAGVIFPVGRMMRYLRTGTHKYRIGMGAPVYMAAVIEYLAAEILELAGNAARDNKKGRITPRHIKLAVANDEELNQLLRGVTISNGGVLPRIHPELLSKKRGGRVKVDTQVTVPEKREARVKSIKKPSIKKGKGKPGRKARKSTENDKEVVANSTVEDGPGDGFTILSAKSLFLGQKLSLTESEISKIGSIKVEGIINPTNAEMDLKEGVGTALEKAGGREFQDAVKDLRKAQGPLEVASVAVSQATGMAARFVIHCNVPQWGSEKCEDQLEKTVKNCLSAAEEKKLKSVAFPSLPAGRNGFPKQMAAQLILKAISSHFVSATTSSLKNIYFVLFDSESIGIYLQEMAKLDAK from the exons ATGTCGGCCcgaggagggaagaagaagaCCACCAAGCTGTCCCGCTCCGCCCGAGCAGGGGTCATCTTCCCCGTGGGGAGGATGATGCGTTACCTCCGTACAGGGACCCACAAGTACCGCATCGGCATGGGGGCCCCTGTCTACATGGCGGCTGTCATCGAATACCTGGCAG ctGAAATCCTGGAGTTGGCTGGCAATGCAGCGAGGGACAACAAGAAAGGCAGAATAACGCCGCGGCACATCAAGCTGGCAGTAGCTAATGACGAGGAGCTCAACCAG CTTCTCCGTGGGGTGACCATATCGAACGGTGGGGTCCTGCCCCGGATCCACCCAGAGCTCCTGTCCAAGAAGAGGGGGGGCCGGGTGAAGGTAGACACCCAGGTCACAGTGCCCGAGAAAAGGGAGGCACGCGTCAAGAGCATCAAGAAACCCTCCATCAAAAAAGGAAAAGGCAAACCAGGCCGCAAAGCAAGG AAGAGCACAGAAAACGACAAAGAGGTTGTAGCCAACTCAACTGTGGAAGATGGACCAGGCGATGGGTTCACAATCCTGTCAGCGAAAAGCCTGTTCCTCGGACAGAAG CTTTCACTAACAGAGAGTGAAATCAGTAAAATTGGAAGTATCAAAGTGGAAGGCATCATCAACCCAACAAATGCAGAGATGGACCTTAAAGAAGGCGTGG GGACCgctctggagaaggcagggggTCGGGAGTTCCAGGACGCAGTAAAAGACCTGCGGAAAGCACAAGGGCCTCTAGAGGTAGCATCAG TTGCTGTGAGCCAGGCCACTGGGATGGCGGCCCGCTTTGTGATCCACTGTAACGTCCCCCAGTGGGGCTCCGAGAAGTGCGAGGACCAGCTGGAGAAGACTGTCAAGAACTGCCTTTCCGCCGCCGAGGAGAAGAAGCTCAAATCTGTGgccttcccctcccttcctgctgGCCG GAACGGCTTTCCAAAGCAGATGGCTGCCCAGCTGATCCTCAAGGCCATCTCCAGCCATTTTGTGTccgccaccacctcctctctgaaAAACATTTACTTTGTACTATTTGACAGCGAGAGTATCGGAATATATCTTCAGGAAATGGCCAAGCTGGATGCCAAGTGA